The DNA region ggcaagccactcccacaaagcaagccacacctacagaagaggttgaaacccacccttggaGGGAACCTGGTGAATTGGGACTTTGGCTGATTATTTGGGGGCTCAGAGAGGCGCCCAAATCCAGCAGTTTAGTTTATGCTCCAGGGTGTTGAATAAACCCATAAAATGACCCCCAAAGtagctttttttccccatgctgATTTAGTGGCAGAAGCCCCCGTCCCCATCTTCAGATAGGCCAATAAGATGGGGacagagggaaaaagagaaacacACAGGTTGATATTTGGAAATATTCAAACCTGAAGCAATTTGATGGGAAAAAGGCAGAGAGAAAAAACCCTTCCTTTAAAACAAAAGAGGGTCCTCCATTTGAAGACTTGGGGAAAAGAGGAAGCGCTAAGCCCCTCACCAAATATTGCTGCAGTAATTAATGGTGGAATTGTGGGGTTTCTAACCCAAGAGAGCCAGAGAGCACCAGGTTGGCGAGCTGTGTTCCAGAATCAGGCACCAGGAAATGTGACTCCAGGCCTCCTTGAAGGGTGGCAGGACTTCCTGTCAGGGGAATGGTGGGCCTGGAGCCTCAAGGGCACCGGCGATTGcggggtgcttggtgctctctgagcatggttgtttccttgcagatgtttcatcccCCAACTAGTCTTTTCTCTCAGTGCTGATGATGTGGCCTGTAggcagaggtgctattcagccggttccgactggttctggagaaccggtagcggaaattttgagaagttcgtaGAACCGGCAAacaggctggcctcgcccctgctgcctctcagctgatcttcttcTGTTGCGGTGAACAGGAGAactgagctggaaagcaggttagtggggtggggagggaatggagattttgcagtatccttcccctgccatgccctcaaagccacacccacaaagccatgctatgcccacaaagccccgcccacagaagtggtagtaaaaaaaattgaatcccaccactgcctctatgggtaatgaaacattggcAAGAAAGCAGCCAAACTCAGAAACCATCAAGGACTttacaagaaaaaaagagagaggatcGCAGAGAAGCATGGATTCacaccagacaaacaagcaagcagaaaacaacaatcaaggaactaccaaggaagAAAGCCAGACTCCTACTGTCACTTATATATTAAAAGAACCTCCaatccccactcctttctagcactgatgatattgcctAGTTGGTAATGAAGTGTTTGCAAGTAAACAGCCAAGCATAGAGACTACCAAGGACCCCCCAGTGATCCTGTCTTCTCACAAATCTCACCatcttgtagcactgatgatgttacctagttgggtaatgaaacatctgcaagaaggagTAGTTGTATGCTCTCAAGTCAGGAGCAGCTCTGGGAAGACCACGTAGATGGTCTCCAACCTGGTCCTTCAGGTGCTCCAACAGTGTCCCCAGCATCACTCTACCCAAGTCCATTTCTCTTGCTGGTGGCGGTCTTCAGCTTCCTTCCACCATCTCCCTTCCACTCCCAAAAAGTTGGACGTTTCCTACTCATTGATGGTGCATCTTCAAGTGTTAACTCTCAACTGCATCGATGGGTTTTCTCCATGGTGATATTGCCCAATTGGTCCTTCCAAACATGCCCCTGATGTCCTTCTAAAGGtaaccctcgacttacaacggttcatttagtgaccgttcaaagttacaacggcactgaagtgatgctctgaccgaggcttcccaagaacatgaagcaaactcttttattaatgtgctgtgaattctgctcattcacatccagcaaagtcttttgagggaggatttacagtcacagaccttctctggcttggagagcggccaggccgatatctgcagaacttggccaggagccttGGAGAAAACAGCCAAACttacagagcaccaaggaccccacagtcatcattgttgtcctccccctccccctcctccccactgCCTCCTTACACGGATGACATtgcctagttgggcaatgaaacgtctgcaagaaaacagcccactctgagagaccaccaaggacccccacaggtGAAACGTGAGCTACAAACAGTCCCTGCTATTGGTCAACGCTATACTGAGCAAGAGGGTGGGCAGGGGAAGGTGCCAGCCGAGCCCAAGCAAGGCGGATGCCCAGGGCAACACTAAAGGAGGACCCAAGGATCGCTGGGCCACCAGGCTGCCTGTTTTTGCAGTCCCTGTCCCATTCCCAAGGCTGAAGCCAGAGCCAGAACTTGGAAGAGGAAGCGCCTGTCGACTCCAGCCAACTAACTTTGCAACATCCCATTTGTTTTCCAGCTATCTCAAATTCTGAAGACAGgattggagggggtgggggggtgggaagagAGAAAATGATACCCTTGGAATCTGCATCCTTTCTTTTTACGATGGCAATGATGGTATTTACTAGAATCAACAATTAACTTTGAGTAAATAAGCACAATAAATTATGGAAATGAGACATCGTCTTTGGCAGCTGCGCTAAAGTCCTGACAACTTTCTCAAGAGTAAGCAAGTCCGTGCCAGGAAGCCTCTTCGCTCTCCCACAGTCCTCAAACTGGCAGGAAGGATTTGGCCAGCGGccaagagaagggagaaaggaaaacgAAAACGGGTTTGGACAGCATAAAAAGGGCGGCAGAAGGCAGGAGGAGCCAGTCTCCCCTCTCCCTGACAGCCCTTGGAGCGACTTCTGCTCAGGATGATCCTTGCTCCACGCCTcgtgctcttcctcctcctggcaGCTGGGCTCTGCCTCTTCCAAGCCCAAGGTAGGTGACCTCACCACTGGGCAGGGATCCTTCCCTCTGCAGGCTAcaccagggtttctcaaccttggcatcgctggctgggggactctgggggttgaagtccacctatctcgGTTGAGGTCATAAGTCCAGGTCTACCTGTAGTCCTCATATCTTCCAGAAGAATGGAGGGGAAAAGTGATAGAGCTAGGAGGGGAATTACAAAATAGACTGCTTTAATTAGATAACAACGTCTGTTTCTGCATggaaagggggctggactagaagacctccaatgtcccttccagctcatcctatcctatcctatcctatcctatcctatcccttattctattccatatttctattccatcccatcccatcccatcccctcccatcctatcctatcttatccgattctatttcttattctatttcttattctatttcatatttctattctattccattccatcctattctatcctaattcttattctatttcttattctatttcatatttctgttctatcctatcctatcttatttcttattctattctattccatatttctattctattctattttattctattccatcctatcctatcttatccgattctatttcttattctatttcttattctgttctatcctatcctatcctatcctatttcttattctatttcttattctatttcttattctatttcttattctatttcttattctatttcttattctattctattccatgtttctattccattctattctattccatcccatcccatcctatcctatcttatccaattctatttcttattctgttctatcctatcctatcttatttcttattctattctattccatatttctattctattccattccatcctatcctatcctatttcttattctatttcttattctattccatatttctattctattccatcccatcctatcctatcttatccaattctatttcttattctatttcttattctattctattccattccattccattcaatatttctatcctatcctatcttcaagttgcccaggttgagaaatgctgaccATCTTGAAAACGATGCTAGAGATGGAGCAGCTGAATGAGAAGAGAGGCTTTGGAGAGGAACTCTTgtgatttgcctccagaggttgtgggtgctccatcactggaggtttccagaagagtttggacaaccatttgactggaatGGTAGAgagtctcctgcctaagcagggggttggactagaagacctccaaggtcccttccaactcctgttattctgtgttctgaTTTGCCCTTCACTCCTAGAAGCAGTCCGGATTTAATGGAGACCTTTTCAACCAAACGTTTGTGGTTTATGTTTGTttccttatttgtttatttgtttatttatttgattcctaCAGCCACCTCTCTCTGCAAATGATTCTGGGCGGCTcccaattcaaaagcatgtattacaattaaaatctttaaaacattcaagaatggacattgaaagtcacaaatttagccgagatggctaaaatatcggcatatcttaaagatcactcaaacgagagatataaacgagactggaaaaaatggattgactatatacaaaataaatacgggaccaagaaattccagttagcctatgcttaagatcagaaatgatttaaactgtttaaagttagctcagcaagaagaagctaaggtcaaggtagaatgttattaatttattttaatttatttttttctcaatagattttagactgtgtttgttaaaaatccatacggtgtacgggttctgggaagtcggggggggggaaaggaggagggggtgggggggagggtgggggggagggaggggtatatattaggctagacaagaatttggtggtaaactagaattattttgacattcaAAAAactgtacttcgatgtcttactgattgaggaatgatgaaatgtttgtcttaaaaagaaataaaacttttgaactcgaaaaaaaaaatcttaaaaacattaaacaattggggaaaaaaagagtaaaaaccATTAAAACGGCATTAAAGCGTTTTGCAACACTTTCCCGCCATAAAGCAGGTCCCCCATCTCTTGGGCTGTCTTTCCATGGGGGGACCCTCAAAGGCCCTTCTGCCCCCCTTTTGCACAGCTATAAGGTTCAAGCCAGACAACCGATCCAATGCGGATCCAAACGGTGATCTCGAGCGAGATCTCCAAAATCCATGGCCGAATAATGAGTCCTTTGCAAGCTCTCTGACCCCCCCGACTGCCGAAAAGCTTTCCTCCGCCTGCGCATTGCAACCACATCTCACTAGAGCTCTCCACACTGGGCAACCTTCAAGGCTTGTGGTCCTCAACGCCAGGATTCCTCCGCCAGCAGGGCACAATCTGGGAACCAAAGTCCACGAGTCTTGAAAGTTGCCCGCTTTGGTGACCCCTCCCTGAGGTGGCTTCCAGCCCTGCGAGTTCTGtgtcctctttcccccccccccagggatgttTTCGTCACAGGACTGTTGCGAGGCGACCAGAGACCGGCCCATCTCCATCAACCAGCTGTGGAGGTTCAAGGGTTACGCAATCCAGGAGACGAAGGGTGGCTGCTCCATCAAGGCTTTTGTGTAAGTACCCAACAAGGGCAGGAAAGGGCGTGGCCAGCAGTCCTGGTAGGTGGGGTGCGGGGTTGGGAGGGCAGCCATGGGGCACCAGGCGTGGGGACAAGGTCACATTATCTGGGTTGGGCTCTGCTCccagctgcattcacacaacacagggttttgtttctttttttgttaatgcattcatttgttttttttaaaaacttatatagttttttttaattcttcatttattttttgaaacttatatttctttaaactttatttaactttatgattttttttaaacttgctttttaaaaaaaacttacattTAAACCCAGGTGACTTATAAACATCTTCCAGAGGGGATTATAGGTGGCTGACAATCATTCGATTAAATTGCAATGTGAAACATTGAACCAGGCGCAGGAATCTTAAAGTCAAAACTTCAAtttaaatattcagttatcaTCCCAGGCTCATCCCAGGTCTTGGATTGAGCCCTTTGCCTGGAACTGTGTCCATGGCATGAGCTGGGTTCAGACAACATGCTGAGTTATAGTAAAGCTACGAATCCAGCTTGGTGTGTTATGTGAATGGAGCCACTTGATCACAAAATGGGTGTTCTCTGTGAACACTTATTCCAGAAGACCTGCAGTTTGGGTCCTCTGCTTCCTTCCGTGAATCTCTCTCCCTGCCAGATGTGAGCTGCTGGCATTCTCAATCTGTTCATTGGTTCTACACAATATAGGCCGTTATAAGATAGTATTGAATCTGGTTTCTTGTGTTATCAACTTGAACAAAGATTTTGGTCTTAGAGTCTGGCGTTTTCTATTGAGAGAACTTCTATCTTTGATTTCTTCATCCAATAAAGCCAGGCTGAAAGCTAAGTTTCTCATGTTCATGAAATTCCGAGAACAGAGATATAGAATCCCAAAAAAGGAGAATAGACTTCCAGTGTTTTGCAaatagactgtgtgtgtgtgagagagaaagagagggagggagggagggagggagggagagagggggggagagagagagagagagagaggtgggatgctatagaatagaataataaagttggaagggaccttggaggtcttctagtcaaacctctgcttgagcaggaaatcctagacatttcagacaaacggctctcctaaaaacttccagtgttggcgcattcacaacttctggtggcaacttctgttccactggttaattgttctcactatcaggaaattcctcctcagttctaagttcttctccccttgattagtttccacccattgcttcttgtcctgccctcaggtgctttggagaacagcttgactccctcttctttgtggcagcccctgagatgttggaaggctgctatcatgtctcccctggtccttcttttcattaaactagacgtacccagttcctgcaaccgttcttcatatgttttagtctccagtcccctaatcctctttgttgctcttctctgcactct from Thamnophis elegans isolate rThaEle1 chromosome 3, rThaEle1.pri, whole genome shotgun sequence includes:
- the LOC116505447 gene encoding C-C motif chemokine 19-like, which codes for MILAPRLVLFLLLAAGLCLFQAQGMFSSQDCCEATRDRPISINQLWRFKGYAIQETKGGCSIKAFVLITRQDRKLCFPPDSSVTSKFKDALDKREARNKAKNLPRRKAFP